The Thermoanaerobaculia bacterium genome has a segment encoding these proteins:
- a CDS encoding tyrosine-type recombinase/integrase — MAGVDIRTVQTLMGHRNIAMTMRYAHLSPAHLREAIAKLGSARPRTKQEQGECPQSAGIAK; from the coding sequence ATGGCAGGGGTCGACATCCGCACGGTTCAGACCCTGATGGGGCATCGGAACATCGCCATGACGATGCGCTACGCACACCTTTCCCCAGCGCACCTCCGGGAGGCAATCGCAAAGCTCGGAAGCGCGAGACCAAGAACAAAACAAGAACAGGGCGAGTGCCCACAGAGCGCGGGAATTGCTAAGTGA